The following are encoded together in the Arvicanthis niloticus isolate mArvNil1 chromosome 11, mArvNil1.pat.X, whole genome shotgun sequence genome:
- the Pomc gene encoding pro-opiomelanocortin: MPRFCYSRSGALLLALLLQTSIDVWSWCLESSQCQDLTTESNLLACIRACKLDLSAETPVFPGNGEEQPLTENPRKYVMGHFRWDRFGPRNSSSASGAAQRRADEEAAGGDGRPEPSPREGKRSYSMEHFRWGKPVGKKRRPVKVYPNVAENESAEAFPLEFKREIEGEQPDGLEHVLESDTEKDDGPYRVEHFRWGNPPKDKRYGGFMTSEKSQTPLMTLFKNAIIKNAHKKGQ; the protein is encoded by the exons ATGCCGAGATTCTGCTACAGTCGCTCGGGGGCCCTGCTGCTGGCCCTCCTGCTTCAGACTTCCATAGACGTGTGGAGCTGGTGcctggagagcagccagtgtcagGACCTCACCACGGAAAGCAACCTGCTG GCTTGCATCCGGGCCTGCAAACTCGACCTCTCAGCGGAGACGCCCGTGTTTCCAGGCAACGGGGAAGAACAGCCCTTGACTGAAAACCCACGGAAGTACGTCATGGGTCACTTCCGCTGGGACCGCTTCGGCCCGAGGAACAGCAGCAGTGCTAGTGGCGCGGCGCAGAGGCGTGCGGACGAAGAGGCAGCGGGGGGAGATGGCCGTCCGGAGCCGAGTCCACGCGAGGGCAAGCGCTCCTACTCCATGGAGCACTTCCGCTGGGGCAAGCCGGTGGGCAAGAAGCGGCGCCCGGTGAAGGTGTACCCTAACGTCGCCGAGAACGAGTCGGCAGAGGCCTTTCCCCTAGAGTTCAAGAGGGAGATAGAAGGCGAGCAGCCTGATGGCTTGGAGCACGTCCTGGAGTCCGACACCGAGAAAGACGACGGGCCCTACCGGGTGGAGCACTTCCGCTGGGGCAACCCGCCCAAGGACAAGCGTTACGGCGGCTTCATGACCTCCGAGAAGAGCCAGACGCCCCTGATGACGCTCTTCAAGAACGCCATCATCAAGAACGCGCACAAGAAGGGCCAGTGA